In Streptomyces seoulensis, the following are encoded in one genomic region:
- a CDS encoding sigma-70 family RNA polymerase sigma factor — protein sequence MKEAVYIGRNPAAEPDLQQLLHEVALGDQEAFASVYDTVAGPVLGVVRAVLRDVAQSEEVAQDVLVEVWRTAPRYRADRGTAINWILTLAHRRAVDRVRSVEAAAARDTKAALLDRTPEYDEVTEQVESRLEQEQVRRCLRTLTDLQRQSVTLAYYRGLTYREVAEALALPLGTVKTRLRDGLIRLRDCLGVTA from the coding sequence GTGAAGGAAGCCGTCTACATCGGCAGGAACCCGGCAGCGGAACCGGACTTGCAGCAGTTGCTGCACGAGGTGGCCCTCGGTGATCAGGAGGCGTTCGCCTCGGTCTACGACACCGTGGCCGGTCCGGTGCTCGGGGTCGTCCGGGCGGTGCTGCGCGACGTCGCCCAGTCGGAGGAGGTGGCCCAGGACGTCCTGGTGGAGGTCTGGCGCACCGCTCCGCGCTACCGGGCCGACCGGGGTACCGCGATCAACTGGATTCTGACGCTCGCGCACCGGCGCGCGGTGGACCGCGTCCGCTCGGTGGAGGCGGCCGCCGCCCGTGACACCAAGGCGGCGCTGCTGGACCGTACGCCGGAGTACGACGAGGTGACCGAACAGGTGGAGTCCCGGCTGGAGCAGGAGCAGGTGCGGCGCTGTCTGCGCACGCTGACCGACCTCCAGCGGCAGTCGGTGACGCTCGCCTACTACCGGGGGCTGACCTACCGGGAAGTCGCGGAGGCGCTCGCCCTGCCGCTCGGCACCGTCAAGACTCGACTGCGCGACGGCCTCATCCGGCTGCGCGACTGCCTGGGGGTGACCGCGTGA
- a CDS encoding Asp23/Gls24 family envelope stress response protein, with product MTTHTDPPDRYTGPDGDDERLACGRLLSGVWDGWEQADPDPHRATCPYCKDAVRELTLLESTVRELREETDPAEAGYDPSALTRRVMDVVRMELRPGRPVPLGDDDEDLWVMEAVAARTLRAAAETVAGVRAGSCRVTPPDAGRGEVTVRLEVHAPLGVPLEEVAEEVRHRVAGAARLRLGLRPASVDIRIVDLVDDPAGFEEGPGDD from the coding sequence ATGACCACGCACACCGACCCGCCCGACCGGTACACCGGGCCCGACGGCGACGACGAGCGCCTCGCCTGCGGGCGGCTGCTGTCCGGGGTCTGGGACGGCTGGGAGCAGGCCGACCCCGACCCGCACCGGGCCACCTGCCCGTACTGCAAGGACGCGGTACGGGAACTGACGCTGCTGGAGTCGACCGTACGGGAGCTGCGCGAGGAGACCGATCCGGCGGAGGCCGGCTACGACCCCTCGGCGCTGACCCGGCGCGTGATGGACGTGGTCCGGATGGAGCTGCGGCCCGGCCGCCCGGTGCCGCTCGGGGACGACGACGAGGATCTGTGGGTGATGGAGGCGGTCGCCGCGCGCACCCTGCGGGCCGCCGCCGAGACGGTCGCCGGGGTCCGCGCGGGTTCCTGCCGGGTCACCCCGCCGGACGCGGGCCGGGGCGAGGTGACGGTACGCCTGGAGGTGCACGCCCCGCTGGGCGTGCCGCTGGAGGAGGTGGCCGAGGAGGTGCGGCACCGGGTGGCCGGTGCGGCCCGGCTGCGGCTGGGGCTGCGGCCCGCGTCGGTGGACATCCGGATCGTCGACCTGGTGGACGATCCGGCCGGATTCGAGGAAGGGCCGGGCGATGACTGA
- a CDS encoding RNA polymerase sigma factor, producing the protein MPGVRRQFAYPEAERAPDDSPPRPAPPDDGLLSVRAAEGDEEAFAVLVREHAPALVGLATRLLGDSAEAEDAVQDAFISAWRRLPEFRRQSSFGTWMYRIVTNRCLNVLRARRPVTSLEAAGEFAAPEHDSPERVTEARDAVRGMRRALDDLSAEQRACWVLRELDGHSYEFIADTVGISQEAVRARVFRARRCLTRALGAWR; encoded by the coding sequence GTGCCGGGGGTCCGCAGACAGTTCGCGTATCCGGAAGCGGAACGCGCGCCCGACGACAGTCCGCCACGACCGGCGCCCCCGGACGACGGCCTGCTGTCCGTGCGCGCGGCCGAGGGCGACGAGGAGGCGTTCGCCGTGCTGGTGCGCGAGCACGCCCCGGCGCTGGTCGGCCTCGCCACCCGGCTGCTGGGCGACAGCGCCGAGGCGGAGGACGCGGTGCAGGACGCCTTCATCAGCGCCTGGCGCCGGCTGCCGGAGTTCCGGCGCCAGTCGTCCTTCGGCACCTGGATGTACCGCATCGTCACCAACCGCTGCCTGAACGTCCTGAGGGCCCGCCGGCCGGTGACGTCGCTGGAGGCGGCCGGGGAGTTCGCGGCACCGGAGCACGACTCCCCCGAGCGGGTCACCGAGGCGCGGGACGCGGTGCGCGGGATGCGCCGGGCGCTGGACGACCTTTCGGCGGAGCAGCGGGCCTGCTGGGTGCTGCGCGAACTGGACGGACATTCCTACGAGTTCATCGCGGATACGGTCGGCATCAGCCAGGAGGCGGTGCGCGCCCGCGTCTTCCGCGCACGACGCTGTCTGACACGAGCACTGGGGGCCTGGCGATGA
- a CDS encoding Asp23/Gls24 family envelope stress response protein: MSVQNASDTGIAPTAPTTKQPPATTALAGGTSGAGEPAATRGRTSIADVVVVKVAGVAAREIPGVHAMGGGLSRTIGAVRDRVPGGRSNVGRGVKVEVGERQTAIDLDLVVEYGVPIADLARDVRENVIDAVERITGLEVVEVNVTINDVHLPDDEDSAPETTSRVA, encoded by the coding sequence ATGAGCGTCCAGAACGCGTCCGACACCGGTATCGCCCCCACGGCCCCCACCACCAAGCAGCCCCCGGCCACCACGGCCCTCGCGGGCGGCACCAGCGGAGCCGGTGAGCCCGCCGCCACGCGCGGCCGGACCTCCATCGCCGATGTCGTCGTCGTCAAGGTCGCCGGAGTGGCCGCGCGCGAGATCCCCGGGGTGCACGCCATGGGCGGTGGCCTCTCCCGCACCATCGGCGCCGTCCGCGACCGCGTCCCCGGCGGCCGCTCCAACGTCGGCCGGGGCGTCAAGGTCGAGGTGGGCGAGCGGCAGACCGCCATCGACCTCGACCTCGTCGTGGAGTACGGCGTCCCGATCGCCGACCTCGCCCGCGACGTCCGGGAGAACGTCATCGACGCGGTCGAGCGGATCACCGGCCTGGAGGTCGTCGAGGTCAACGTCACCATCAACGACGTCCACCTGCCCGACGACGAGGACAGCGCCCCGGAGACCACCTCCCGCGTCGCCTGA
- a CDS encoding DUF6286 domain-containing Asp23/Gls24 family envelope stress response protein, producing the protein MTTPERRGTTTVSDRAVRRIAGRAVIEALPDGAARATGSSAAVRGGRAEVAVDVALPYPAPLTPTVRRVQDHVTARTGELTGLDVRTARVGVTALTPARTPEPEGATETTPAPSRTRVPRRWWSQRRLPLGVLTLLATLTCGALATDLILVHTGHRPAALWRTGALHWLYVHGPGEPPVTAAALGCALLGVWLIVLSVTPGRRGLLTAHSPAPATRVAVDRGAVAALLRDTAAGTEGVDTVAVRVRRRRATVRAALAFGDRAAARDQITDAARRALAECGLRRPLRLRVAVRPLPVWTPPPAETAPVPLGAVAPAGGS; encoded by the coding sequence ATGACCACCCCCGAACGGCGCGGCACCACCACGGTCTCCGACCGTGCCGTCCGCCGGATCGCGGGCCGCGCTGTCATCGAGGCGCTGCCCGACGGCGCCGCGCGGGCGACCGGCTCCTCGGCCGCCGTGCGCGGCGGCCGGGCCGAGGTCGCCGTCGACGTCGCCCTGCCCTACCCGGCGCCGCTCACCCCCACCGTGCGCCGCGTCCAGGACCATGTCACCGCCCGCACCGGCGAGCTGACCGGCCTGGACGTCCGCACGGCCCGCGTCGGCGTCACCGCGCTCACCCCGGCCCGCACACCGGAACCGGAGGGGGCCACGGAAACCACCCCCGCGCCCTCCCGCACCCGCGTCCCGCGCCGCTGGTGGTCCCAGCGCCGGCTGCCCCTCGGCGTGCTCACCCTGCTCGCCACCCTGACCTGCGGCGCCCTCGCCACCGACCTGATCCTGGTGCACACCGGCCACCGCCCGGCCGCCCTCTGGCGCACCGGCGCCCTGCACTGGCTCTATGTGCACGGCCCCGGCGAACCCCCGGTCACCGCCGCCGCCCTCGGCTGCGCCCTGCTCGGCGTCTGGCTGATCGTCCTCTCCGTCACCCCCGGCCGGCGCGGCCTGCTCACCGCCCACTCCCCGGCGCCGGCCACCCGGGTCGCCGTCGACCGTGGGGCCGTCGCCGCGCTTCTGCGGGACACGGCCGCCGGGACCGAGGGCGTCGACACCGTGGCCGTACGGGTCCGGCGCCGCCGCGCCACCGTCCGCGCCGCCCTCGCCTTCGGGGACCGCGCCGCCGCCCGGGACCAGATCACCGACGCCGCGCGCCGCGCCCTCGCCGAGTGCGGACTGCGCCGCCCGCTGCGGCTGCGGGTCGCCGTACGCCCCCTGCCGGTGTGGACCCCGCCCCCGGCCGAGACCGCACCGGTGCCCCTCGGGGCCGTGGCACCCGCCGGAGGGAGCTGA
- a CDS encoding YihY/virulence factor BrkB family protein, translated as MSAEPHVPAATRPPTPRPADWGPALRRTPLSMWRDDVSDDAAALTYYSILTVLPALLVTVIAFALISPGTAERFITQVTAYAPAESGGELHDVLARMLRPGAAIWPLLVAGTASAIWSASSYLAVFRRSLHRMHRVEDHRSPLRKAHRIVLTALGLLGLLVVSALVLLLTGPVAEAAGRFFGLDATVAWVWRLLRWPLLLGLAVVLIVVVFRTGPAQAKRRGHSLPGGVLAATLWIMVSGGFALYTSVLGGYSRLYGSLAGSVVFLIWLWLSNLALLTGAQFTAELTGKPAEPRPPAR; from the coding sequence ATGTCCGCTGAACCACACGTCCCCGCCGCCACCCGGCCGCCCACGCCCCGTCCCGCCGACTGGGGCCCGGCGCTGCGCCGCACGCCGCTGTCCATGTGGCGCGACGACGTCTCCGACGACGCCGCCGCCCTCACCTACTACTCCATCCTCACCGTGCTGCCCGCCCTCCTGGTCACCGTCATCGCCTTCGCGCTGATCAGCCCCGGCACGGCGGAACGGTTCATCACCCAGGTCACCGCCTACGCCCCGGCCGAGTCCGGCGGCGAACTCCACGACGTACTGGCCCGCATGCTGCGCCCCGGCGCCGCGATCTGGCCGCTGCTGGTCGCCGGGACGGCCAGCGCGATCTGGTCCGCCTCCAGCTATCTCGCGGTCTTCCGCCGCTCTCTGCACCGCATGCACCGCGTCGAGGACCACCGCTCGCCGCTGCGCAAGGCCCACCGGATCGTGCTCACCGCGCTGGGACTGCTCGGCCTGCTGGTGGTCAGCGCCCTGGTGCTGCTGCTCACCGGGCCGGTCGCCGAGGCCGCCGGACGCTTCTTCGGCCTGGATGCCACCGTCGCCTGGGTGTGGCGCCTGCTGCGGTGGCCCCTGCTGCTGGGCCTCGCGGTCGTGCTGATCGTGGTCGTCTTCCGCACCGGCCCGGCGCAGGCCAAGCGGCGAGGTCACAGCCTGCCCGGCGGGGTGCTCGCCGCCACCCTGTGGATCATGGTCTCGGGCGGCTTCGCGCTCTACACCTCGGTGCTCGGCGGCTACAGCAGGCTCTACGGATCGCTCGCGGGCTCGGTCGTCTTCCTGATCTGGCTCTGGCTGTCCAACCTCGCGCTGCTCACCGGCGCGCAGTTCACCGCCGAGCTGACCGGGAAGCCGGCCGAACCGCGCCCGCCGGCCCGCTGA